One part of the Suncus etruscus isolate mSunEtr1 chromosome 2, mSunEtr1.pri.cur, whole genome shotgun sequence genome encodes these proteins:
- the LOC126001797 gene encoding LOW QUALITY PROTEIN: ceramide synthase 5-like (The sequence of the model RefSeq protein was modified relative to this genomic sequence to represent the inferred CDS: inserted 3 bases in 2 codons; deleted 1 base in 1 codon; substituted 1 base at 1 genomic stop codon) — protein sequence MESPVPRGTPMWLPCEQLGIAAVPNYVSSAIFCSIAKLDLLWSPMQFRIVTIPTSKDQSVILFYFRIGPMGSSWKVQCCYPAELLNDWEKIGGYFLLPEADLQQLLLTRHLFACPGTVRAVHGAENLALAWRVAGIVRAFLPPEQCLNSARWNFKLLYGEAHRAKQISVGHGRGTGRLERWPVAAGCKWGWLWSERFWLPRNVSWADLXAYPQARHILVVFQLAAXVFSVRLIFDWFIAKPCALHAGIQDSGPYLVQPNAILEKVFISVAKYPDEKRLEGLSKQLDWDVRKIQCWFRHRRNQEKPPTLTKFCESTWRLTFYLCMFCYGIRFLWLSSWLWNTRQCWHSYPYQPLTSGLYYYYIMELAFYWSLMFSQFTDIKRKDSLIMFVHHLATIGLITFSYINNMVPVGTLVMCLHDVSDVLLEAAKLANYAKYQRLCDTLFIIFSAVFVVTRLGIYPFWILNTTLFESWEIIGPYPSWXLFNGLLLILQVLHVIWSYLITRIAFKALPWGKVPKDNRSDVESSSEEEDTTTNAENPCGSSSSNGANWLNGLVRGGYWAEE from the exons ATGGAATCTCCTGTCCCCAGAGGCACCCCAATGTGGTTGCCATGTGAACAGCTTGGGATTGCTGCAGTTCCTAATTATGTGTCTTCTGCAATATTTTGCAGTATTGCTAAGTTGGACCTGCTGTGGTCTCCAATGCAGTTCAGAATAGTCACAATTCCAACAAGCAAAGATCAGTCTGTCATTTTATTCT ACTTCAGAATTGGGCCTATGGGCTCCTCATGGAAGGTACAGTGCTGCTACCCTGCAGAATTGTTGAATGATTGGGAAAAGATAGGAGGGTATTTCCTGCTGCCAG AAGCAGATCTGCAGCAGCTGCTGTTAACAAGGCATCTATTTGCCTGCCCAGGAACAGTGAGAGCTGTCCATGGTGCTGAAAACCTGGCGCTGGCTTGGAGAGTGGCGGGAATTGTGAGAGCATTCCTGCCCCCAGAGCAGTGCCTGAATAGTGCACGTTGGAACTTCAAGCTCCTTTATGGAGAAGCACACAGAGCAAAACAAAT ATCCGTTGGCCATGGCCGCGGCACGGGCAGGCTGGAGCGGTGGCCGGTGGCCGCGGGGTGTAAGTGGGGCTGGCTGTGGAGCGAGCGCTTCTGGCTCCCACGCAACGTGAGCTGGGCCGACCT GGCCTACCCGCAGGCCCGCCACATCCTGGTGGTGTTCCAGCTGGCGG GCGTGTTCTCCGTGCGGCTGATCTTCGATTGGTTTATTGCCAAACCTTGTGCACTCCATGCTGGCATCCAGGACAGTGGTCCATATTTGGTCCAGCCCAATGCTATCCTTGAGAAGGTGTTCATATCTGTTGCCAAGTATCCTGATGAGAAAAGGCTGGAGGGCCTGTCAAAGCAACTGGACTGGGATGTTCGAAAAATCCAGTGCTGGTTTCGTCACCGGAGGAATCAGGAAAAGCCTCCAACGCTCACTAAATTCTGTGAAAGCACGTGGAGActcactttttatttatgtatgttttgCTACGGAATTAGATTTCTCTGGTTGTCTTCTTGGTTATGGAACACTCGACAGTGCTGGCATAGCTATCCATATCAGCCTCTCACAAGTGGACtttattactattatatcatGGAATTGGCCTTTTATTGGTCTCTTATGTTTTCTCAGTTTACAGACATTAAGAGAAAGGATTCTCTGATCATGTTTGTGCATCACTTGGCCACCATTGGGCTCATCACCTTCTCCTACATCAATAACATGGTTCCTGTGGGAACACTGGTCATGTGTCTACATGATGTCTCCGACGTTTTGCTAGAAGCAGCCAAGCTGGCCAATTATGCCAAGTATCAGCGACTTTGTGACACCCTTTTCATCATCTTCAGTGCTGTTTTTGTGGTCACTCGACTAGGAATCTATCCGTTTTGGATTCTGAACACGACACTCTTT GAGAGTTGGGAGATCATTGGACCTTATCCATCTTGGTAGTTGTTCAATGGCCTTCTCCTGATTCTGCAGGTTCTGCATGTCATCTGGTCCTACCTGATCACACGAATTGCTTTCAAAGCTTTGCCTTGGGGAAAGGTACCCAAGGACAATCGAAGTGATGTAGAGAGCAGCTCAGAGGAAGAAGATACAACCACCAACGCTGAAAACCCCTGTGGTAGCAGCTCCAGCAATGGTGCCAATTGGTTGAATGGTCTTGTGAGAGGCGGCTACTGGGCTGAAGAGTGA